From a single Loigolactobacillus coryniformis subsp. coryniformis KCTC 3167 = DSM 20001 genomic region:
- a CDS encoding ABC transporter permease — translation MQSMNIVEQLFYYFAHNGMYVLEQFDRHFLISIYGVLLAAIVGIPIGIFIARYRKLSNWVIGIANVIQTIPSLAMLSIIMLGLGLGVNTVIVTVFFYALLPIIKNTYTGMVNVNRDVLDAGKGMGMTRFQVLRMIELPLSLSVIMAGLRNALVLAIGITAIGSFVGSGGLGDIIIRGTNATNGGAIILAGALPTALMAIIADLVLGFFEKRFDPSTRKTDQG, via the coding sequence ATGCAAAGCATGAATATTGTAGAACAACTTTTCTATTATTTCGCCCACAACGGCATGTACGTGCTGGAACAGTTTGATCGTCATTTCTTGATCTCAATTTATGGTGTCTTGTTAGCGGCGATTGTCGGTATTCCCATTGGTATTTTTATTGCTCGCTACCGAAAACTGAGTAACTGGGTGATCGGCATTGCTAACGTGATCCAAACGATTCCTTCCTTGGCGATGTTGTCGATCATTATGCTGGGCTTAGGCTTAGGTGTAAATACCGTTATTGTGACGGTATTCTTCTATGCCTTGTTGCCGATCATTAAAAATACCTACACCGGCATGGTTAATGTTAATCGTGATGTATTAGATGCTGGTAAAGGGATGGGCATGACTCGTTTTCAAGTGTTGCGTATGATCGAGTTACCCCTGTCACTATCGGTGATTATGGCTGGTTTACGTAATGCGTTAGTGCTTGCAATTGGGATCACTGCCATTGGTTCATTTGTTGGCTCCGGCGGTTTAGGTGATATTATTATCCGTGGGACTAATGCGACTAATGGTGGTGCAATTATTTTAGCGGGGGCCTTACCAACCGCTTTAATGGCGATCATTGCTGATTTGGTGCTTGGATTCTTTGAAAAACGCTTTGATCCTAGCACGCGAAAAACTGATCAAGGCTAA
- the ltrA gene encoding group II intron reverse transcriptase/maturase, whose product MRKSQKTEQADRQRMIGLEDQRQTGARSIASGEGEKMSGTQFQALVLARNNLNLAYQRVVRNKGAAGVDGMTVDELKPYLKVHREELLAELANGTYKPAPVKQVSIPKPNGGTRKLGIPTVIDRLVQQAVAQVLSPIYEQIFANNSFGFRPQRSAHDAVQQVVQLDNAGDHYVVDLDLKAYFDTVNHDMLMKFLKQRISDRWILRLIRRFLTSGTMNGQLFERSEKGTPQGGPISPLLANIYLNEFDQELARRGHEFVRYADDCNIFVKSPRAGQRVLASVTRFLEHELKLTLNQEKTQVVATNRMKFLGFTLGHTKGRAFPYPVWSAKQRVKQALRRLTKRNRGVSEDQIMAEIRQKMRGWLQYYSLGRMKRFITELDAWLRSRIRQYIWKQWKKAKTRENNLSGLGFTKDEAKLSANTRKGYWRTAHSKTLCRTLTNKELERRGLINLSQTLQQIQSA is encoded by the coding sequence ATGCGAAAATCGCAGAAAACAGAACAAGCTGACCGCCAGCGGATGATAGGTCTGGAAGACCAAAGACAAACTGGGGCGCGTAGTATCGCCTCCGGTGAAGGAGAAAAGATGAGTGGCACTCAGTTTCAAGCATTAGTTTTGGCCCGCAACAACCTGAATTTGGCTTATCAACGTGTGGTCAGGAACAAAGGGGCGGCCGGAGTTGACGGTATGACCGTTGATGAATTGAAACCGTACCTGAAAGTACATCGCGAAGAATTACTCGCAGAATTGGCCAATGGGACTTATAAACCGGCACCAGTCAAGCAAGTCTCAATTCCAAAGCCCAACGGTGGAACGCGTAAGCTTGGCATTCCGACCGTGATCGACCGGCTAGTCCAGCAGGCCGTGGCCCAGGTCCTTTCGCCGATATATGAACAGATCTTCGCCAACAATAGTTTTGGTTTTCGACCCCAACGCAGTGCACATGACGCAGTTCAACAGGTCGTTCAGCTAGATAATGCGGGTGATCACTATGTGGTTGATCTGGATTTGAAGGCCTACTTCGATACGGTTAATCATGACATGCTTATGAAGTTTCTCAAGCAGCGAATTAGTGACCGCTGGATACTACGGCTCATTCGCCGTTTTCTGACTAGTGGCACCATGAATGGGCAATTGTTTGAACGCAGTGAGAAAGGCACACCGCAAGGCGGGCCGATCTCGCCACTGTTAGCGAATATTTATCTCAACGAATTCGACCAAGAACTAGCTAGGCGCGGTCATGAATTTGTCCGTTACGCCGATGACTGCAATATCTTTGTTAAAAGTCCACGCGCGGGCCAACGAGTCCTCGCTAGTGTGACTCGTTTTCTCGAGCATGAGTTAAAACTCACGCTCAATCAGGAAAAGACACAAGTGGTCGCCACCAACAGAATGAAGTTCTTAGGGTTTACGTTGGGCCACACTAAAGGCAGGGCTTTTCCCTATCCGGTGTGGTCAGCGAAGCAGCGAGTTAAACAAGCATTGAGGCGGCTGACTAAGCGTAATCGTGGTGTATCCGAAGACCAAATAATGGCAGAGATTCGTCAAAAGATGCGCGGTTGGTTGCAGTATTACAGCTTGGGTAGAATGAAGCGGTTCATCACGGAATTAGATGCGTGGCTGCGGTCACGTATTCGCCAGTACATTTGGAAACAATGGAAGAAAGCCAAAACTAGAGAGAACAACTTGAGCGGATTAGGATTTACGAAAGATGAAGCTAAGCTATCCGCTAACACGCGTAAAGGGTACTGGCGGACAGCGCATAGTAAAACGCTGTGCCGTACCCTAACTAACAAAGAGCTGGAACGTCGTGGACTCATTAACTTGAGTCAGACGCTCCAGCAAATTCAGAGTGCTTAA
- a CDS encoding DNA-3-methyladenine glycosylase I, whose translation MHKNDQTEWTGNGAHEYSAYFGTVTHDDHILFELLTVGVFQVGLSWQAAASKLPIYRRDFAGMVINVVAGFSEADIERIAADSDMIRNPRKIKATITNARAIIGVQREFGSFANYLWQFVDNVPLLITYVDRDEVDNHSPLASKVAQDMKKRGFKFVGPVVTHMFMKAAGIIQDEILDR comes from the coding sequence ATGCATAAGAACGATCAAACTGAGTGGACGGGTAATGGGGCACATGAATATTCAGCTTATTTTGGAACGGTGACCCATGATGACCATATTTTATTCGAATTATTGACGGTTGGCGTGTTTCAGGTTGGCTTGAGTTGGCAAGCTGCGGCAAGTAAATTGCCGATTTATCGGCGCGATTTTGCGGGGATGGTGATCAATGTAGTTGCTGGATTTAGTGAAGCGGATATTGAGCGAATCGCGGCTGACTCAGATATGATCCGCAATCCGCGCAAAATTAAGGCAACCATCACTAATGCTCGGGCAATTATCGGGGTTCAGCGCGAGTTTGGTAGTTTTGCTAATTATTTGTGGCAATTTGTCGATAACGTGCCCCTACTGATCACTTATGTTGATCGTGATGAAGTGGATAATCATTCGCCGCTAGCAAGTAAGGTGGCGCAAGATATGAAAAAACGCGGTTTCAAATTTGTAGGGCCGGTGGTAACCCATATGTTTATGAAAGCAGCCGGAATTATTCAGGATGAGATTTTGGATCGTTAA
- the pxpB gene encoding 5-oxoprolinase subunit PxpB, with protein sequence MLPYDLIPASDQALNVTFANKIDPQINLIISRLATKLKECPEVTALLPAFRTLTIFYQPLVTSLDQLKTLVTRTIDNLDLKQVGQTRIIHIPVCYTPELGPDLQRVAEHAHLSVADLIQRHTQPNYLIYMLGFLPGFAYLGGLDPHLAMSRLATPRTKIAAGSVGIAGQQTGMYPVVSPGGWQLIGRTPIKLFDPQREQPLFYQAGDYIHFDKIDRASFDQIAAAPDDYRIQITQG encoded by the coding sequence TTGTTACCTTATGATTTAATTCCAGCTAGTGATCAAGCATTGAATGTGACTTTTGCTAATAAAATTGATCCGCAGATCAACTTAATCATTAGTCGGCTGGCAACCAAATTGAAAGAATGTCCAGAAGTTACGGCTTTATTACCGGCCTTTCGGACATTGACTATTTTTTACCAACCCTTAGTAACCAGCCTAGACCAGCTTAAAACTTTAGTTACAAGGACTATTGATAACTTAGATTTAAAACAAGTGGGACAGACACGAATAATTCATATTCCCGTTTGTTATACGCCGGAACTTGGTCCCGACTTGCAACGAGTCGCTGAACATGCGCATTTAAGTGTTGCCGATTTGATTCAGCGTCATACGCAACCTAATTATCTAATTTATATGTTAGGCTTTCTACCTGGATTTGCGTATTTAGGCGGTCTAGATCCACATTTAGCGATGTCACGTTTGGCGACGCCCCGCACAAAAATTGCGGCTGGTTCAGTTGGTATCGCTGGTCAGCAGACAGGAATGTACCCAGTTGTTTCTCCAGGTGGCTGGCAGCTGATTGGGCGTACACCAATCAAGTTATTTGATCCACAACGTGAGCAGCCACTATTTTATCAAGCAGGGGACTATATCCATTTTGATAAAATTGATCGGGCTAGCTTTGATCAGATTGCTGCGGCACCAGATGACTATCGAATTCAGATCACGCAAGGATAG
- a CDS encoding biotin-dependent carboxyltransferase family protein: MSITVLDGGLFTTVQDAGRTSQQASGFGVSGVMDPWMFRLANLLVNNSTDAAVLEITSVGPTLQFNQDCIVALTGATGIATLDGQPFPFYQARLILSGQQLAIKQLINGTRSYLAVVGGFQVPMVMGSRATSTRYRLGGFRGRALQTGDVLPVVRHAAYVPNYGSRHLPSTTYSQTQVSIRVTPGPQFDQFDQQTQRVFAKMTFTISDAADRMGYRLSGAPLKVAQTGNLLSEGTFFGGIQVPQDGAPIILLADRQTTGGYPVIAVIASVDLPLIAQARPGMTVNFKLISITAAQQLLKAQQEKLADLERQVQQLSERDLSPRLAATRIARLFK, from the coding sequence ATGTCAATAACAGTTCTGGATGGTGGATTGTTCACGACGGTTCAAGATGCTGGACGCACCAGTCAACAAGCGAGTGGTTTTGGTGTCTCAGGTGTAATGGATCCGTGGATGTTTCGTTTAGCCAATTTACTGGTGAATAATTCGACAGATGCTGCTGTTTTAGAAATAACCAGTGTGGGACCAACGCTGCAATTTAATCAAGATTGTATTGTTGCTTTGACTGGTGCTACTGGTATAGCGACGTTAGATGGTCAGCCATTTCCGTTCTATCAAGCACGTTTGATTTTATCTGGCCAACAACTGGCCATCAAGCAGTTAATAAATGGTACACGCAGTTATTTAGCAGTCGTTGGTGGTTTTCAAGTACCTATGGTGATGGGTAGCAGGGCGACGAGTACGCGTTATCGACTCGGCGGTTTTCGTGGTCGTGCCTTACAAACGGGGGATGTTTTACCAGTGGTGCGCCATGCGGCTTATGTGCCTAATTATGGTAGTCGTCACTTACCAAGTACGACTTATTCACAAACGCAGGTTTCAATTCGCGTGACTCCCGGACCACAGTTTGACCAATTTGATCAGCAGACGCAGCGTGTTTTTGCAAAAATGACATTTACCATCAGCGATGCAGCTGATCGAATGGGCTATCGCTTGTCCGGTGCACCTTTAAAAGTGGCACAGACTGGTAATTTATTGTCGGAAGGCACTTTTTTTGGTGGTATTCAGGTACCGCAAGATGGCGCGCCGATTATTTTGCTGGCGGATCGACAAACAACTGGTGGTTATCCAGTGATTGCAGTAATTGCTAGCGTTGATCTACCGCTGATTGCACAAGCCCGACCAGGGATGACCGTTAACTTTAAGCTGATTTCAATTACTGCGGCCCAACAACTGCTTAAAGCGCAACAAGAGAAATTGGCCGATTTAGAACGACAAGTTCAGCAGCTAAGCGAGCGAGATTTAAGCCCACGCTTAGCTGCTACACGAATTGCACGTTTATTTAAATAA
- a CDS encoding acetyl-CoA carboxylase biotin carboxyl carrier protein has translation MIVLDLAEIKALMDHMAASNLTDFVYQDGQTTLKLAKKSNLPAATSSVDVRPVAATTQSKKVLKAPLVGVFYTSAAPDEPPFVKVGDVVTVGQTVGVIEAMKMMHEVKAEQAGKVTQVLIGNEQRVGFDDPLFELD, from the coding sequence ATGATCGTATTGGATTTGGCAGAGATCAAGGCTTTAATGGATCACATGGCAGCCAGCAATTTAACTGATTTTGTTTATCAAGATGGACAAACAACTTTGAAATTAGCTAAAAAGTCTAATTTGCCTGCAGCAACTTCATCAGTTGATGTGCGACCAGTAGCAGCGACAACGCAAAGCAAAAAAGTACTGAAAGCTCCCTTAGTTGGGGTTTTCTATACTTCAGCAGCGCCAGATGAGCCCCCATTTGTAAAAGTAGGTGATGTAGTTACCGTCGGGCAAACGGTTGGTGTTATTGAAGCGATGAAAATGATGCATGAAGTGAAGGCGGAACAAGCAGGCAAGGTCACGCAAGTATTGATTGGTAATGAACAACGAGTGGGCTTTGACGATCCTTTGTTTGAATTAGATTAG